Proteins encoded by one window of Bactrocera oleae isolate idBacOlea1 chromosome 4, idBacOlea1, whole genome shotgun sequence:
- the LOC106627239 gene encoding probable 3-hydroxyisobutyrate dehydrogenase, mitochondrial gives MALRIVFTMPVTKAMSQTLVRAMSSQAVTAKNVGFIGLGNMGGHMASNLIKQGHKLHVFDISKEACDNLKAKGATVYDKTTDLAKNSDYVITMLPNNDIVWKAYNDMTADGVNKNTVFIDSSTIDPNVVKQLQKFISEKGARFIDAPVSGGVPGAEQATLTFMVGGTQDEYNTVKPILEGMGKRITYCGSYGMGQAAKLCNNMMLAISMIGTSEAMNLAIRQGLDPNVFAEIINSSTGRCWSSELYNPVPGVTPTAPSNRDYAGGFSTDLITKDLGLAAGVATATNTPIPLGALSHQIYRTLKAHGLGNKDFSVVYEFMKNEANN, from the coding sequence ATGGCGCTACGTATCGTCTTCACAATGCCAGTGACCAAGGCTATGAGCCAAACTTTGGTGCGTGCCATGTCATCACAGGCCGTTACCGCCAAGAATGTTGGCTTCATCGGACTCGGCAACATGGGCGGTCATATGGCCAGTAATCTAATTAAGCAGGGTCACAAATTGCATGTCTTTGATATCTCGAAGGAGGCTTGCGACAATTTGAAGGCCAAGGGCGCTACTGTCTATGATAAGACCACCGATTTGGCGAAGAACTCTGATTACGTTATCACAATGTTGCCCAATAATGATATCGTATGGAAGGCGTACAACGATATGACTGCCGATGGCGTCAACAAGAACACTGTTTTCATCGACTCATCCACCATTGATCCAAATGTGGTGAAACAGTTGCAGAAGTTCATTAGCGAAAAGGGTGCGCGCTTTATTGATGCACCCGTATCGGGTGGTGTACCCGGCGCTGAGCAGGCCACACTGACCTTCATGGTTGGTGGTACGCAAGATGAATATAATACTGTTAAGCCCATTCTGGAGGGTATGGGTAAACGTATCACATACTGTGGCAGCTATGGTATGGGTCAGGCGGCGAAATTGTGCAACAACATGATGTTGGCCATTTCCATGATTGGCACATCGGAGGCGATGAACTTGGCCATACGCCAAGGCTTGGACCCAAATGTATTTGCCGAAATCATTAACTCGTCCACCGGGCGCTGTTGGTCATCGGAATTGTACAATCCAGTGCCCGGCGTCACACCCACGGCACCCAGTAATAGAGACTATGCTGGTGGTTTCTCCACCGATTTGATTACTAAGGATTTGGGTTTGGCTGCCGGTGTGGCCACCGCGACCAACACACCCATTCCGTTGGGTGCTCTGTCACATCAGATATACCGTACACTGAAGGCACATGGCTTGGGCAACAAGGATTTTTCTGTTGTCTATGAATTCATGAAGAATGAGGCCAATAACTAA